In a single window of the Elaeis guineensis isolate ETL-2024a chromosome 8, EG11, whole genome shotgun sequence genome:
- the LOC105049393 gene encoding AT-hook motif nuclear-localized protein 10, with protein MEAMSEPGTMAAGELSDAGKQRNPVQALPPVYNMRLVTSSDGTAVYESISSNSPPPHPAGGGYGDGNSVAGAPHGLGVSTGGAFKRKRGRPRKYGPNGALALPLTTISPSGSAPPAAAGGFSLSSSAAATAAAQAMKKAKGRPPGSSKKQQLEALGSAGIGFTPHVITVKIGEDVASKIMAFSQQGPRAVCILSANGAVSNVTLRQAATSGGTVTYEGRFEILSLSGSFLLSENGGQRSRTGGLSVCLAGPDGRVLGGGVAGLLTAASTIQVIAGSFIANGKKETTQMNASEPMSAPGKLAGPGGVSQGTLSESFDGPGAPLNQSMGTCNNSNQLGVAWK; from the exons ATGGAGGCGATGTCCGAACCGGGAACCATGGCGGCCGGAGAATTATCCGATGCAGGCAAGCAGAGAAACCCAGTCCAAGCGCTGCCGCCGGTGTACAACATGCGATTAGTCACCTCTTCTGATGGGACCGCAGTGTATGAATCCATAAGCAGTAATTCTCCTCCTCCACACCCAGCAGGAGGGGGATACGGTGATGGCAACTCGGTCGCCGGTGCACCGCATGGCCTCGGTGTCAGCACCGGGGGGGCGTTCAAACGAAAGCGTGGACGGCCGAGGAAGTACGGGCCCAATGGCGCCCTCGCCCTTCCGCTCACCACCATATCCCCGAGCGGGTCGGCTCCACCGGCGGCTGCTGGAGGGTTCTCGCTTTCTTCCTCTGCTGCCGCCACTGCTGCAGCACAAGCCATGAAGAAAGCAAAGGGTCGGCCGCCAGGTTCCAGCAAGAAGCAGCAATTGGAAGCTTTGG GATCAGCTGGGATTGGTTTTACACCTCATGTTATTACAGTCAAGATAGGAGAG GACGTTGCATCAAAAATTATGGCATTTTCACAGCAAGGACCACGTGCTGTTTGCATTCTTTCAGCGAATGGTGCTGTTTCAAATGTGACTCTTCGTCAGGCAGCAACATCTGGTGGAACAGTAACTTATGAG GGTCGATTTGAAATCTTGTCACTCTCTGGCTCATTCCTGCTGTCAGAGAATGGTGGGCAGCGAAGCCGAACAGGGGGGCTGAGTGTGTGTCTGGCTGGTCCTGATGGTCGCGTATTAGGCGGTGGAGTTGCCGGGCTTCTAACGGCAGCATCTACCATCCAG GTAATAGCGGGCAGTTTTATTGCTAACGGGAAGAAAGAGACAACTCAGATGAACGCATCGGAACCTATGTCTGCCCCTGGAAAGCTTGCTGGCCCTGGTGGGGTTTCACAAGGTACGCTGAGCGAGTCCTTTGATGGTCCTGGGGCTCCACTCAACCAGAGCATGGGTACTTGCAATAACAGCAACCAGCTGGGCGTGGCATGGAAGTAA